cctcttACTGAAGAATACAGCCAACGCCTGCTATTTCAAAACTCTGAATGTTACTCTCACTTTAAAGCACTGAAAATCTACAGGAAACAAATTAAATGCCagttaaaaatcaatatttttccctttcttaAAATTCCACTCCATGGCCTTTGATCTGCAACTCTCAATTCTGGTGATACTTCAGATCTCAGATTTTTGAAGGTAATACAGGAAATCTAGCACACGCAGTTTGCTCTCATTTAATGTTATACTTTAGAAGTCACTTTAAACGCTGAGTTAGCACAAATCATTGCCTCCGggggaaataaacacacacagtatagacatatatacacCCTCTTGTCTCTATTTGACAAAACAGAAATGAGTTTCAGAAGTGAGAAATGACTTTCCCACGGCTACCACTGTAACTGGTGCTGGAATCAAGGCTCTCACACAGCAGGGTGCTGCCCGCCATCACCACATGAACACTGAGACTGGAACGAAACACAAGGCCACCTTTGCTCCCTCTATTAGGAGCGTgggagccagctctcctgctttctgTGTGTCCACATGTGGGTACAGCAGGGCCACAGTACAGTTTAGTGGGCAGTCAAACCGGCAAGTGATGAATAATAAGGACCAACCGTGTTGGCCCTGTAGAGCGCAACCATCAGATACCTGACTTCTGAAGGAAAAGCGTGATGCTCACACTAGCTGGAAAAGGTGACATTTGTGAAATCACATCATCATAGGGCAGGGAAGGCTGGCTGCCAAACTTAGAAGAAAGGTACTTTTCagggtgttgattttttttgttaactATGTGTAAGTTAAATTGgacatttattttgaaaactttaaGAAAATCTTTCCATGGAATTGCTGACacattcaaaaataaacaaacaaacaaacaaaaaaacaaaaacaaaggttaCTAAACTTTCACAAAGACACACCACAGCTAACAACAGGCAATGGACAGCCCAACACCGGCTTCACGATGGAAGGTAAAGAACACTGGAGCCTAGTGGTGAGGGTAAGGCGCCATCATAGGTACTCAAATCATGCTCCATTCACCTTAGATGCACCACCCTCAGCCCCAGGCCACCAGCTCCTCCCCAGCAGcccctcttttccctcctcagTCTCCATGCTTGAGACAGAGCCCTTGATTCAATCCCTGCAGCATGGTCAGCCCTCTTGGGAAAGGCAGGCAAGAAGGCGCAGGCTAAAGTCAGTGAATGCCTGCACTCATATTCTAAGTATTTTAGAACCTGAATTTGAAGCTGTCTTGGTTGAATGTGCCTTCACAAGCAAAACTACAAATGTGAAAGTGATACAGGGTACTGACTGGGacccagtaagaaaaaaaaaaaatcaccctctttagcttaaaattaaaaataaaaataagtattagcaCGAGAAAGTTTTCATACCGAAGATACAAACTCTTCTTGGTCATTCATACAGTCAGACAGACTGTCAGAAAAGTTGACATCATTTATATCTAGCACTGAAGGCAAAGAGTGAGCCTCAAATAGAAAGTTGGAAGGCAGAGAGACGGTGGAGCTGCCGGGGCTGATGTGAGAACTCAGGGGGCTGGGACCCCTGGCCACAGGGTCTATGCTATCCAACGTTTGTCCTCGAGGCGAGTGGTGACCTGTTTTGTACTGCTCGGTCTTTATTCCGTCATGTCTGTGCTGGCCATGGATTGGCCTGGATAGCAGATTAGAAAACAAGATAAATGAAAAACTGTAGCAACTTTTCTTTCCAATAAATGCTGAAAGAAGCATGTTCATAAGAGGCTATGCGACAGGACTCTACTGCTTACAAATGAGCAGTCCACTCGGAGACAAGCGCTCCTCGGGCTCTGCTCTCATGCTCCCAGCATAGCAGCGGCCAAACATGCTGCCAGTGGGGTGCAGAAGGAACAGGGCCAGGGCACCCCGTGCACAGAGAAAGCTCAGAATGTCACCGTGggtgagagtggggtggggaTGCTAACAAAGGCTTCTGGTAGGAAAACACACAGGCTACACAGAACAAACTCAAGTCAGTTGGCTTCTCATTGAAATAACCTTTCTTATGGTAACAACCTAAAATTAATTGATCAAAAGTGcaatggggggctggtgagatggctcagtgggtaagagcacccaattgttcttccgaaggtccagagttcaaatcccagcaaccacatggtggctcacaaccatctataacgatatctgacgcccttttctggtggtctgaagacagctacagtgtacttacatgtaataaataaatcttaaaaaaaaaaaaaaagagttggcaggttctttgggctggagagatggctcagtggttaagagcactgactgctcttccagaggtcctgagttcaaatcccagcaaccacatggtggctcacaaccatccgtagtgggatcagatgccctcttctggtattgtctgaaaacagctacaatgtactcacataaataaaataaatacattttaaaaaaaagtgcaaTGGGTGCTTTTTATAGAAAGCCACGTTTTACTTCTTATGGAACAGGTGTGATGAAGGTAGTGGGAGGCAGCATGAAAACTCAGGAACAAGCTGctgttcacacacatgtacactcaggGTGCACAGAACAAAAGCTGTGATGAAATAGGCTGAGCCACCTGAGCCTCTTGTGCACACTGGGCAGAGTTAAACCAGAGCCTGTGATGACTGCACAGCTCTAAGCCAGAAAGTCTTCTCAAAGTAGGAAAGCAGGCCGTAGCACATGCACTTCAAAGAGACTTTTAAGAAACTTTACTtaaggtgctagagagatggcttagtaaaagagcactgactgctcttccagaggtcctgagttaattctcagaaaccacatggtggctcacaaccatctgtaatgggatccgatgccctcttccggtgtccaaatacagctacagtgtactcacatacataaaataaataagtaattctttaagagacagagagggagggagggagggagggagggagggagggagggagggaactttaCTTAAGCTCTGCATTCTTGAACCCGGCAGCTCTGCTGTGTGCTGGGTTAAAGATCTCGCCATCTTTTTTTTTGCACATGTTAGTAGCATGCTCCAGCTCAGATTTGGTGCTCATCAAATCTTTCTGCAGTTGTTGATTTTCAGACACTAATTTATTTAAGGCCTcaatataattctcctgaaggtcTGCTAGTGAAATCTCTTTTgcctaataaaaaagaacacgAGAATCACTAGTATGTTTAAGGGTAATTATGATCAACCTACAACAGTGTTGGCTGagatattttctgttttagttttaattatggCTTTACTTAGAGAAAGTAAAGATTTGTCTTTAGCCCTCTTAAGATGAACACAGGAAAAGCATCAGTCTGCCTAGAGTGAAGGAAGGGACAAAGTTAAAGGCAGGATGGCTTCCTTCTGTACATAAGCATTCAAGGCATGGAAACAAGGCAGAGGAAAGCTTCAAGAATCAGACCtggaaatcaagaagaatgaggagCCCTCTCCTTACACACAATACCTGTGGGAGGAAATTAAAAGAACTAACTCAAAGAAAGTAATTTAAACACAAGAGTCTAAAGAGAATTCTGGCCAAAAGGggtaactttaaaataaatacccTTCCATCTTAAATACTTTTTGGCATGTAGTTTGATATGAAGTTAGCAACATAAAAGCAGGACTATTTTATGTGGCAGGAATTTACCATGAACTGGTCTTAGTTCTGTGATCATATATCTTATTTCTTGATAATACAcatctactttctttttctaatttttttcatttaattagcATTCTATAAAATTATGGTGATCTTTACAGTTTAacatatttcattttctgtaaaGAAAAATTGTGAAAGTAAGCTAGTCAATAGAGTTCTGATAAACATAATTTGCCTGTCAACTCACAAGTGTGTAAATAGACCTGTAAACTAGGATTAGTAGCTGTCCATGTTTTATAATATCTCAGAGAAGTGTATTCACAGGACAAGTGCTACACTGTCGACTACCTACCCacctttttatttctaaaatgcaGGGCTACGCTATGAACTACGACTCATCTTTAAAGTGGCCAACATTAATCAAAGCTGCTGCTTTCATTAAGATAATTAGATTAATTTGGAAAAGTAAATTCACCTTCCTGGGTGGTAACATGCAAAAAGCATTTCCTAGTAATTATGTTTTGATAATCTGTACAGATATTCATACTGTATGCAACTCTGAAACCAGAGAAAGCTAAAGCTGACAGGATTTTTACAACTTTGATGTCTGAAATCATTAAACCAGCTTTCCTTAACCTACACCCCTTTAGCAAAtgtctatctccaaaaatatttagattacaattcatatcagtagcaaaattatggttatgaagtaGCGACAAAAATGattgtatggttggggtcactacaacatgaggaactgtactgaaGGGTCGCAGCGGGGGGAGGGTTGAGACCCCTTGCACATAGctaaaaagaagagaaacttgTCTTTTCTGTGCATCTTTCTGAAATCTCCGAGAGCTATTAGCTTACTAACAATTCCTCCCGGTGCCTGAGCGGGAAGGGCGGCATGACACCTGGGGAGCAGGCATGCACTCAGTGGGCAAAGAGGGTCAGCGCTCCCACTAAGGTTCAAGAGAAGTTCAGCTCCACAGAACCCTGCACAGTCTGCCTTTAGCATCTCTGGAATCTCTCAGTTCTTTAATGTAAACAGAGCCACTCTAATACTGACAAATGACACATTTTTAAAGAACACTATAGTGTAAACAGATTAGTCCACAAATTACTACTCGCTCGGTATTGGCTTTATCAGGGCATACAAAGTCATTTGTTGGCTACACTCTCACTCACTCACCTACCTGCTCATCCATTTACCCACTCACCTACTAATCCATCCACTTATTAGCCATCCATCTAGTCATTAAGACAGCCAGCTGGTTAGCCATGTgccccagcccccacctccaTCCATCTTCCACCTCCTTGACAAAACCTTATAAAATATTTAGCTATGGGATTGAGAAAAcgattcagttggtaaagtacttgccgtGCAAGAGGACCAGAGCTCAGATCTATAACACTCATGTAAATACTGGCCGAGTAGACACAGTAGACTGCCAGTAATCTTAATACTTGGAAAaaggagacaggatctctggaGCAAGCCCAATTTGCAAGCTCAGGGtccaagtgagagaccctgcctcaatacaAAAGGTAGAGAATGATAAAGGAAGACATTCAATATCAACCCCTAGctttcatacattcatacacatgtacatacacatgcgtGTACACAATCACCCAccatgcacacaaaaataaaattatattaaatattttaaatgtttggcTATTGTCTCctctattttttttcccatcCATGTGAGTTTGtgcttaaaaaatttttttcattacagTATCACAGGGATGTGGAGTAgcagaaaaattaaatgaatgtTTCCATCTTAAATGACAGCATATTTCAGAGTACAATCACAAATCAACCATTTAAGTAACCAGTTTATTTCATAATACCTGCTGTGCCCATTTCTGAACCTTTACTCCCATAAGGTGGGCTCTCTGGGGATGCAAACTGCTGAGGACACTGAAAAATGTGACTACTAATATTCCAGGTGGAAATACCAGGAGGACAGTGAAGAATATGACTATTAATATCACAGGTGGAAATACCGGGAGGACTGGGGGTGTATGGACTTACAAGCTCCATGTCCATGGCTCAACTGTACTGAAGGCAATCTCTATATGCATGGGAGAGCCTGCTGTTAAAATACTTGCCAAGAGAGGCCATATATTAACTTTCTAAATCATTATCAAGCTTATTAgcaagaaatttttatttttaaaaattttggcTATTAGGGAAGTTTAATAGCTTCCCTCGCTCACTTGAATTTAAATATCTACTTAGTTCTTTGCCCTTTTCCGACTGGGTCTCTTTCCTATCGCCTCTGTAGGAACTCTTACTTGCTGACACTTGGTTAGCCTGTGTCTACTTCCAGGTTACTGCTCCTTTCTTTCAAGCACCAGTGCCGCCAGCCCCGGGCCTCAAGCTAGGCGAGTGCTCTCCCTCTAAGCTCCACTCCCAGCCCCTCTGCTGTTAtttttattctgagacagggtcttgtccAGTTTGGCCTTGGACTCtcgctcctcctgcctcagcctctcgagagctgggattataagcatgagcTGCCACACTTGCTTCTATTATCAGTCTTTTCAATGGAGCCTTTTGCCATCcagaaattttacatttttatgttgtAAAATCCTTTGTGGCTTCATGATGCTTAGAGAATCTTGCCCATCTGAAAGATTATGAAAATAGTCCCCCATTTTCCTAGTTGAAATAAAGTATTCTTCTAGCCTTTTGCGTCTTCACTCTCGGCCTCCATGACTGTGAAATTGGAACTATTAGGAGCAAACTGGGTGCCTTTTGTGACTATGAATCTTTTTGGAAGCAGAACACTCCCTGGaagttcagaaaaaaagaattcaatcTTCCGACTTTTGACCTACACCAAAAAAAGATGGATCAGAATAGAtgcatcattttttaaattgtaagaCTTTTACAATATAACTTCACACTGTCCTGTTCTGATTTCACAGTAGCTTATATGTATTTCTCATATTCTCCACTAAATTAGTATAATGTCTTCAGAGTCAAACACGTGATCAGTTATCCTGTGTGCAATTTAGCACTGAGTATTCTAGAATAGTTGAATAAATGAACTATGTATGcttcatagaaataaaatgaaaactaaaatacTTCAAGGATGGTATGCTTTATAATAAAGACACTGTGAGCACAACAGCCTAGCACTAAAAGCAGCGCCCAGTGTCCACTTCACAATGACTGCCAGCACTCTGCTGGCACTTTACAGATACTTCCCTTGCTGAGAACACAGACTATATATCCATCTTGTCACACACAATAGGAAACTATCCTACTGCTTCAGCATAAACATCCTCTGGCAGGAGGGCACCTGGACCTCATTTGTGACTGTATCTCCTAAGGGACTGTTCAAACTAGTTAATTCTACCTTCTTCTAGCATCAATATTAACAGTTACGTTCAAAGGCTTCAAAAACACAAAAGCTAAGTGTCGATGTGTGTACCTCATGCAAGCCCAGTTCCAGCTTCATCACTGTTTCAGAAAGACGATGATTTTCTAATTTGAGAGATTCCAGCTGACTTAGAATCTCCTGCAAAAGGAAAATCGGGGGACTCAcataaatcaaatatattttacaaagcTTTTCCACATCATTTTCTCTAGTCTACTTAGTCCAGTCTACATCCTCTATCCATATagataaacttttaaaatgtgtgtagatacagggtgttgtgtgtgttgcataCACATGAGAGCACAAGTGTGCCTGTCATGTGTATTTGCAGAGACCAGAGCCAACAAGTTCTCAGAATTCAGCTCTCTCTGCTGTGCCCCTCCCCTGCAATGCTAGGCTAATCAACAGACCATGAAGCCACGCCTGGCTTCTATGTAGGCTCTGGGAATCCcagctcaggtccttatgcttgcagaGAGGGGCTCTCACTCCCTCAGCCGTCTCCCAGGCCCCACATATGCTTCTTAAGAGTGTCAAAGGTGTTAGCAGGCAAAGCACTGTGCATGTGATTAAATGTCACTCAGTAATGAATGGGACTAAGGCACAAAGATTCAGTCACAGAAGATCTTAGACACACCCTGCTTCCAGCTCGCATCAActttctgccaccaccaccacgtgGGACTGCGCTTGCATAAAGCATTCATTTATTTTCAGCCCTCACTCTGCTGAGCTTTTCTGCTAGACTATCTCTATGAAAAAATTCCTGCCTCCTTTCATGGCCTTCTTCCTCAGCAGGCACAGTCTGGGAAACTCCTTCACTGCCACTTCTTTTAAAGTTCCATCCCACTCCTTCACTCCAACTGAGAAATCTGCGAAATTTGATCCAAGTCACTCTTAGGCATACTCTATTGCCTTTTCACTATAACTGCAGTATCTGGGGAGAGGGATTTCAAATGCCACCTTCATCCAGGAATTCCACAACTAAATGGCCAACCCTTGAATTTCAGGATTTCCGTGGAGCCAACTAACCAATTTTTCCATATAAAAGTTCAGGCTTTATCTGAAACCAAATGTGCCAAACTAATGTCTCCTCTGCTAGCTTCCCTATCCTGGGCATCTTTCATAGAAATGCATCATCTTCCACAGCACTACAACCATTCTCTGCCTTGTTACAGGGCATTACTTGGCTACTCAAGCTTCATCCCTCAGTAATAGCTTCTTACTGTCCTTTGTTACCCTAGTCTAATCAAACACAAAGCCTAGCCAACCGTGCAGCCAAGTATCTCCACAACGCATCCATTCCCCATTTCCCTTGAATGGTGGCTCCCCACCCGCTGCTCAGGCCACATCTTGCAGTTTTACTAGCTCTGCATGGTCTCTTCCAGCTTACTcattctcctcttgcaggaagaGAGATCTTTACTCTAGATAAGCAACTCCTTGGCTGTGCTCCCAGTACCTTGCCCACGTACCACTAAGGTAGTCATTTTCCTTGTCTGTATCAATCTGACCTCCCCACCAACCCTCACTATCCTGCTTGCTAACCAGCCCAAAGCAGGTGTCTACCACTGAAATACGGAAGTTATTCCttgaataaattcattctttaaaaacaaacaggtaaataTGAAGTGGAGCGCCCTGGATGGACTTTACCTTATGCTCTACAGCCTTTTCTTCTGCCTTCTGCATCTCTGCCTTCAGCTGCTTTTCCATGTCTGAGGAGGAACACTTGGCAGAAGCAATAGTGATATCTCGCTGGTGCAACTCCCGAGTTAGCTGGGAGATTTCCATCTTCATTCCTTCCAGGGCAGAACTGTAGGTCTGATCAGCCTGCAGAATCTGTTCCTTCAACTATAGAGAGgcacaaaagaaaacaccaaaaGTTCAGAGAAAGTATTTAGGATTCAGGCATATAAATCTACACAGCAGTAACTCTgacacttaggaggtagaggcagagacagaaagaccccAGGATTGAGAGCAGCCTGATCTGCCAGTGATTGCAAGGCCAGATTGAACTTCCAGGAAGACCCCTTCTCAACAAACAAGGTTtagagatgtagctcaatggtagagcgaGCACTGGCCTAGCATGTCCCTAAAGAACAAGGTATTCAGAGAGAAGACACCTGGTTAATGGCTGCCAGGGCAGGGTTGTCATTTTCTTCAATAGTGTAGTTACTGGTAAATTGCTCCAGTAGATAACTCCCTGCCAACGTTCATGCAAGCAACCCTAAACAATGTAGGcctaaaagaaagacaaagagaaagaaggaagaagacaagaTAGGAAAGGGAGATCATAGAAGGGAATAAAAGAGGGCACTGGAGATGACTATGATATAATATacagtacatatatatgtatgaaactgacaagtaaatgtttaaaatgtacagaatttaacaaagaaaaatatacacaaaattgataaaataaggtaatgtctatcttacCTTAAGACATGAAATTTTTCCTAGATTAGATATACAGAAAATCATCAACTACAAGTTATCAACTTCTATAACTACTGTGAAAGTCTGGTATTTAAATTCAAAATCATGCATTAGGTCTCAGAAAAACATGTGTTACTCAAACACTGGGGTCAATGGCAAAGTCTATGTCTAATTTATGTAGTCTCTAAGACTTTCATTCTTTTCAcagctaaaaattaaaatttgtttgtttgtttggggtttttgtttgtttctttatctaGTTTTCTGTTTCTCAGGAGAGAACTAACAGAAAGATAAGAGGTAGAAAGGGGCAAGAGCCTTTGAGGAAGACAGCTCAGTCTATAACATACCTGCAGCAGGAGCAGAAGGACTTAGTCTAGATTCCTAGCCCCCACATAAAATTCATCCTGGAAGGTTGcatacatctataatcccagcatggggAGAGGGACAGCAGATAAAGGTTGATTCTGCAGTTCAATGGCCAGCTAAGCTAGTCAGCCAATGAATACTGAGTTCAGTTagagctgctgaggcaggtgAGTGTGTGGGGAGAGAGCAATAAGCAGCTACTTAATATCTACTTCTGGgctctacatacacatacatgtgtgcaccatacacacacatgcacaggaacTAGCAATAATCTCAAAGTAGTGAAAAACACAAATTAAGCCAAGTATGGTAACAGATGTCTCTAATCTCAATATTTAGAATTCAAAAGACCAGAGgattatgagtttaaggccaacctgggctataaaaCAAGACTAATCCTCTAAATAAAGCctctaaaaaaattaatttatttttggtattttgagacagtctcatctaacccaggctggctctgaTCTCCTGTCTACACCTCCCAAAGCTAGGATTAGAGTACACCAGCACACTGGGGACAGGACCCCTTAAAAAAAGGCTCTAGAGTACCAACAGCCAATGAGGACATTAACTACTTCATAGCACAAAGGAAGCCAATAAGGAAATTACAGGTAATATAATGTCTTTTTTAATAAGCAATATAATTGTTTAGAAATCATCATGAGCATATTTCACAAGTTCCCCACATGCACAGTATCCTTTGATCATCCATCCCTATCATCCTCTCAtatccctcctcctcccactgagTTCCAGCAAACTCTTCCACTGACCACCCAACACATTTCCCTCACTGAGCACCTCCTGCCCAGCTCTGAGCCCAGGCTCTGACGGAGGCTCTCACCTTCTTTATCTCTGTCCGGTACTCATTGTTATGCCCTTCCATCCTCTTCAGCTCTTCGTATTTTTCCATTAGTTCTTGGCTCAGCTGTTTGCATGTTGCACTCACAGATTCTAAACTGTATGGCAGAAATACAACCATATATAAGTAAAATTCCTGAAACCCATAAGATGGATTATCTAAGTGTACCCTCTTGATGCCCAAGATACCTCCTACTAACACCTTAAACCTCATACCCGTCACGAGAAGTCATTTGCAATTCCCCTATCACTAGATGCAGCAAACCCATCTCAACACTGAGGTAGTTTTGTCTTTCGTGTTTTCCTCCACTCCCGCCCCCTGATTTAAACTTTACTGGCTACAGAATTATAAAGACACCAGCCACTTTACTAACAGTTTTGCTCTAGCTGTATGGGTTTCTCTAGCTCTATGAGAGAGGGAAAGCCACCAAGAACTGTCACAACAGACTCACACTTCATCACCCTtagcaacacacagacacactccacACTATACAGAACCACACTATACAGAACCGCAAGAACTCTTTGAAGAGTCCCCAACTCATTGTTCTTACTCAAGACCAATCTTTCTGAGACTTAGCGCCACGGAGGCAGCATGCCTCTCACTCCAGTGCTCTGCCTCTTTGTAGCAATGCAATCGTCCCTTCACCACAAAGCACCTCCTCCCCTAGCCCATGATGGCCATTAGCTTCTCAGGAACCAAACTGGCACTGGCCTAATTACAGTCACTCCAGTCCTTACTCCCCTGTTCACCTTAAATAATTCAATTTTTACAACTTGAAGGCAAATTTTTCTAGAAATTATCTACTTTAAATATGCTCATTTAATTCCCCAAGTCCTTTAAAATGAGTATTTTATCTCTGAAACTGAAAACTCTAtggttaaaatattttacttcttATGCCTGCCAAACTTAGCCATTAGCCCTCACGTGCTACAGCATACACCTCTAAATTATTCTACAAATGCTTAGTACTATATTATTTCACAAACATAGCAAATTTGCCAGATAAGTTATTATTCAAAAATATCATCtttgggagctgaagagatggctcagcagtgaagagcactggtttctcctccagaggacccagcttcaattcccagcacccacatggcagctcataactgtctataattccagttccagggtttctgataccctcacacagatatacatggaggcaaaacaccaatgcacatgaaacaaaaataaaataaaatagagatatCATCTTTGTAGTATAACAAAAGCCCTGCCCTTCCTGGTTTAGGTGCTGTTCAAACTAAACACCACACTGTTTAGAACAGTCTTTTTGTCCACtagatttttcaaagaaaaaaactgaagccaTTCTTACTGAATActgttatttattcattctaattttatttccagaaattctagaatttttatttatctatttactacTAGTATATGGTTACAATGTGCTAAACACTGAGACTAGCAGAGGAGTAAGATCAGAGATCACATTGTCCTAGCCATGCATGGGAAAAGCAGGACCTGAGGGGCTAAGGTGGTCAGTGCAGtgctgtgcagtgctgtgctgGAGTCAAACCAGAGGCGCAACTTCTGAGCCTGACAAGAAGTCCATGAAGATTATCAGAAAACCAACTGGAGgtcgggggagggggagatgacaactatgattaaaaacaaatttttttgtTCCAATATCAAAAGACTAATAATCTTTATTTAGCACTCATGGTGGGTggagtacacctttaatcccagcatttgggaggcaaagg
This portion of the Mus musculus strain C57BL/6J chromosome 9, GRCm38.p6 C57BL/6J genome encodes:
- the Cep63 gene encoding centrosomal protein of 63 kDa isoform X24, encoding MQEKLQTTLKAVGTQQSVERPLEDCQKERKYSSPGQGVLDNVLSQLDFSHSSEELLQAEVTRLEGSLESVSATCKQLSQELMEKYEELKRMEGHNNEYRTEIKKLKEQILQADQTYSSALEGMKMEISQLTRELHQRDITIASAKCSSSDMEKQLKAEMQKAEEKAVEHKEILSQLESLKLENHRLSETVMKLELGLHEAKEISLADLQENYIEALNKLVSENQQLQKDLMSTKSELEHATNMCKKKDGEIFNPAHSRAAGFKNAELKPIHGQHRHDGIKTEQYKTGHHSPRGQTLDSIDPVARGPSPLSSHISPGSSTVSLPSNFLFEAHSLPSVLDINDVNFSDSLSDCMNDQEEFVSSGSLPTSPLGSIATRFLEEEELRSHHILERLDAHIEELKRESEKTVRQFTALV